In Quercus lobata isolate SW786 chromosome 12, ValleyOak3.0 Primary Assembly, whole genome shotgun sequence, a genomic segment contains:
- the LOC115971282 gene encoding TOM1-like protein 9 isoform X1 encodes MVNSMVDRATSDMLIGPDWAMNIEICDMLNHDPGQAKDVVKGIKKRIGSKNPKVQLLALTLLETVIKNCGDIVHMHVAEKDVLHEMVKIVKKKPDFHVKEKILILIDTWQEAFGGPRARYPQYYAAYQDLLRAGAVFPQRSERAAPVFTPPQTQPLTSYPQNLRNPDNQLETAESSADSEFPTLSLSEIQNARGIMDVLAEMLSAIEPANKEGLRQEVVVDLVEQCRTYKQRVVHLVNSTSDESLLCQGLSLNDDLQRVLARHEAIASGTSVQMEKTKPEPVRSLVDVGGPLVDAGDNTKQPDGRSTSSASAGAQPLNQLLLPAPPVTNAAAPLARVDPKMDLLSGDDYSSPKADNSLALVPVGVQQPNTPLSQQNALVLFDMFTDGNTPNSVNTQSANLAGQSNHLAHQTQQQQNTHSPQGGFYSNGSAPNVGSPQYEQSVYMQGAGSAWNGQIPQQQQSPSSVYGAQSSGSFPPPPWEAQPVDNGSLVAAAQYPQPVQAGQVVVTHPLGSQPMRNDQVVGMYIQPITGGHLSAINGQVAQSQQLGLHSQPIQGGPYMGMVPQPMQPAQMMPTYPQQMYGNQYAGYGYGYGQQQGMQYVEQGMYGLSVSDNNGSRNSYQIPTSSYVTPSKPSKPEDKLFGDLVNMAKVKPTKPTPGTAGSM; translated from the exons ATGGTGAATTCGATGGTGGATAGAGCGACGAGCGATATGCTGATCGGTCCAGATTGGGCGATGAACATCGAGATCTGCGATATGCTCAATCACGACCCTGG gCAAGCAAAGGATGTTGTTAAAGGTATTAAGAAGCGCATTGGCAGTAAGAATCCAAAAGTTCAACTGCTTGCCTTAACA CTATTGGAGACAGTCATAAAGAATTGTGGGGATATTGTTCATATGCATGTGGCAGAGAAAGATGTTCTTCACGAAATGGTGAAGATAGTAAAAAAGAAG CCCGACTTCCATGTCAAAGAGAAAATATTGATCCTGATAGATACTTGGCAAGAAGCATTTGGAGGACCAAGGGCAAGATATCCACAATACTATGCTGCATACCAAGATTTGTTG CGTGCTGGGGCGGTATTCCCTCAGAGATCTGAGAGGGCTGCACCTGTATTCACACCTCCCCAAACACAACCTTTGACATCATATCCTCAGAATTTGCGCAATCCTGATAATCAGCTAGAGACAGCTGAGTCATCTGCAGATTCTGAGTTTCCAACCTTGAG CCTGTCAGAAATTCAGAATGCACGTGGTATCATGGATGTCCTTGCAGAAATGCTAAGTGCAATAGAGCCAGCAAACAAAGAG GGGCTTAGGCAAGAGGTTGTTGTCGACTTGGTGGAACAGTGTCGTACATACAAGCAGAGAGTGGTGCATCTTGTTAACTCGACTTC GGATGAGTCACTGTTGTGTCAAGGACTATCGCTGAATGATGACTTGCAGCGAGTACTGGCCAGGCATGAAGCTATTGCATCAGGAACTTCTGTTCAAATGGAGAAAACCAAGCCTGAACCAGTTAGATCACTCGTTGATGTTGGTGGTCCTCTGGTTGATGCTGGAGATAATACTAAACAGCCTGACGGGAG ATCCACTTCAAGTGCCAGTGCAGGGGCACAGCCACTGAACCAGTTGTTGCTTCCTGCACCTCCCGTAACTAATGCTGCAGCTCCTTTAGCAAGGGTTGATCCCAAAATGGACCTGCTCAGTGGTGATGACTATAGTTCACCAAAGGCAGATAATTCACTTGCTCTTGTTCCTGTCGGGGTACAGCAGCCAAACACTCCTTTGTCTCAGCAGAATGCCCTTGTTCTTTTTGACATGTTTACAGATGGTAACACTCCAAATTCTGTCAATACTCAATCTGCCAATCTGGCTGGACAAAGCAATCATTTGGCTCATCAAACCCAACAGCAGCAGAATACTCATTCTCCCCAAGGTGGATTTTACTCAAACGGAAGTGCCCCAAATGTTGGGTCGCCTCAGTATGAACAGTCAGTGTACATGCAAGGGGCTGGTTCAGCCTGGAATGGCCAGATTCCCCAGCAGCAGCAATCTCCTTCGTCAGTCTATG GTGCTCAAAGCAGTGGGTCATTTCCACCACCACCTTGGGAAGCTCAGCCAGTGGACAATGGTAGCCTTGTAGCAGCTGCTCAATACCCTCAACCGGTGCAAGCTGGTCAGGTGGTTGTCACTCATCCTCTGGGATCACAACCAATGAGGAATGATCAGGTGGTAGGTATGTATATCCAGCCAATTACAGGTGGCCATTTGTCGGCAATCAATGGCCAGGTTGCTCAGAGCCAGCAGTTGGGTTTGCACTCTCAGCCGATCCAGGGAGGGCCATATATGGGAATGGTTCCGCAGCCAATGCAACCTGCCCAAATGATGCCTACGTATCCTCAACAGATGTATGGTAACCAATATGCGGGCTATGGCTATGGCTATGGTCAGCAACAAGGGATGCAATACGTAGAGCAGGGAATGTATGGTTTATCTGTTAGTGACAACAATGGCTCGAGAAACTCTTACCAGATTCCTACTTCATCTTATGTCACACCTAGCAAACCTTCTAAGCCGGAGGATAAGCTATTTGGGGACCTGGTTAATATGGCAAAAGTGAAACCAACGAAACCCACTCCTGGAACAGCCGGTAGTATGTGA
- the LOC115971282 gene encoding TOM1-like protein 9 isoform X2: MHVAEKDVLHEMVKIVKKKPDFHVKEKILILIDTWQEAFGGPRARYPQYYAAYQDLLRAGAVFPQRSERAAPVFTPPQTQPLTSYPQNLRNPDNQLETAESSADSEFPTLSLSEIQNARGIMDVLAEMLSAIEPANKEGLRQEVVVDLVEQCRTYKQRVVHLVNSTSDESLLCQGLSLNDDLQRVLARHEAIASGTSVQMEKTKPEPVRSLVDVGGPLVDAGDNTKQPDGRSTSSASAGAQPLNQLLLPAPPVTNAAAPLARVDPKMDLLSGDDYSSPKADNSLALVPVGVQQPNTPLSQQNALVLFDMFTDGNTPNSVNTQSANLAGQSNHLAHQTQQQQNTHSPQGGFYSNGSAPNVGSPQYEQSVYMQGAGSAWNGQIPQQQQSPSSVYGAQSSGSFPPPPWEAQPVDNGSLVAAAQYPQPVQAGQVVVTHPLGSQPMRNDQVVGMYIQPITGGHLSAINGQVAQSQQLGLHSQPIQGGPYMGMVPQPMQPAQMMPTYPQQMYGNQYAGYGYGYGQQQGMQYVEQGMYGLSVSDNNGSRNSYQIPTSSYVTPSKPSKPEDKLFGDLVNMAKVKPTKPTPGTAGSM; this comes from the exons ATGCATGTGGCAGAGAAAGATGTTCTTCACGAAATGGTGAAGATAGTAAAAAAGAAG CCCGACTTCCATGTCAAAGAGAAAATATTGATCCTGATAGATACTTGGCAAGAAGCATTTGGAGGACCAAGGGCAAGATATCCACAATACTATGCTGCATACCAAGATTTGTTG CGTGCTGGGGCGGTATTCCCTCAGAGATCTGAGAGGGCTGCACCTGTATTCACACCTCCCCAAACACAACCTTTGACATCATATCCTCAGAATTTGCGCAATCCTGATAATCAGCTAGAGACAGCTGAGTCATCTGCAGATTCTGAGTTTCCAACCTTGAG CCTGTCAGAAATTCAGAATGCACGTGGTATCATGGATGTCCTTGCAGAAATGCTAAGTGCAATAGAGCCAGCAAACAAAGAG GGGCTTAGGCAAGAGGTTGTTGTCGACTTGGTGGAACAGTGTCGTACATACAAGCAGAGAGTGGTGCATCTTGTTAACTCGACTTC GGATGAGTCACTGTTGTGTCAAGGACTATCGCTGAATGATGACTTGCAGCGAGTACTGGCCAGGCATGAAGCTATTGCATCAGGAACTTCTGTTCAAATGGAGAAAACCAAGCCTGAACCAGTTAGATCACTCGTTGATGTTGGTGGTCCTCTGGTTGATGCTGGAGATAATACTAAACAGCCTGACGGGAG ATCCACTTCAAGTGCCAGTGCAGGGGCACAGCCACTGAACCAGTTGTTGCTTCCTGCACCTCCCGTAACTAATGCTGCAGCTCCTTTAGCAAGGGTTGATCCCAAAATGGACCTGCTCAGTGGTGATGACTATAGTTCACCAAAGGCAGATAATTCACTTGCTCTTGTTCCTGTCGGGGTACAGCAGCCAAACACTCCTTTGTCTCAGCAGAATGCCCTTGTTCTTTTTGACATGTTTACAGATGGTAACACTCCAAATTCTGTCAATACTCAATCTGCCAATCTGGCTGGACAAAGCAATCATTTGGCTCATCAAACCCAACAGCAGCAGAATACTCATTCTCCCCAAGGTGGATTTTACTCAAACGGAAGTGCCCCAAATGTTGGGTCGCCTCAGTATGAACAGTCAGTGTACATGCAAGGGGCTGGTTCAGCCTGGAATGGCCAGATTCCCCAGCAGCAGCAATCTCCTTCGTCAGTCTATG GTGCTCAAAGCAGTGGGTCATTTCCACCACCACCTTGGGAAGCTCAGCCAGTGGACAATGGTAGCCTTGTAGCAGCTGCTCAATACCCTCAACCGGTGCAAGCTGGTCAGGTGGTTGTCACTCATCCTCTGGGATCACAACCAATGAGGAATGATCAGGTGGTAGGTATGTATATCCAGCCAATTACAGGTGGCCATTTGTCGGCAATCAATGGCCAGGTTGCTCAGAGCCAGCAGTTGGGTTTGCACTCTCAGCCGATCCAGGGAGGGCCATATATGGGAATGGTTCCGCAGCCAATGCAACCTGCCCAAATGATGCCTACGTATCCTCAACAGATGTATGGTAACCAATATGCGGGCTATGGCTATGGCTATGGTCAGCAACAAGGGATGCAATACGTAGAGCAGGGAATGTATGGTTTATCTGTTAGTGACAACAATGGCTCGAGAAACTCTTACCAGATTCCTACTTCATCTTATGTCACACCTAGCAAACCTTCTAAGCCGGAGGATAAGCTATTTGGGGACCTGGTTAATATGGCAAAAGTGAAACCAACGAAACCCACTCCTGGAACAGCCGGTAGTATGTGA